DNA from Massilia antarctica:
GGGAAGTATCGGTATCGTTGGCCATATTCTCAGCCATAACATGGCCTCGCACAAAACCCACGATTTTACCGATACTTGCCCTGCTCGTGTGAACTGATTCGGGCGCGGCGGGGAGCCGCGCCCGGGTAGTGCCGCCGGCTTACCAGCAGCCGTTGGCGGCCGGTGTCTGCGCACCGGTATTGGTCAAGGTCAAGACACCGCATTCGTCGCCCGCCTGCGCCGTGGTTGGCGTTGCCGTGAGGGTGAACGAGTCCGCGGCCATCGTTGGCACGATGTTATACCTGACCGCGCCGGCGGCCACGTCCTTGGGCGAGGTGGTCGCCCCTATATCGTCGGTCGGATAGACGTTCTTGGTGGTGTAGTAACGCTCGAACAACTGAGCCTTCTCCAACAACACCCCCTTGGCGACCGAGCGCTGGGACTTCATTACGCTTTTCTGGTAGGCCGGAAGAGCGACCGCCGACAGGATCCCGACAATGACCACGGTGATCATCAATTCGACCAGGGTGAAGCCGCTCGCCGGCTGATTCATCAATGTGCGTTTCATCGTTGCAGCTCCCGCCAGTTAATACGACCCATTTTCGCCGATTCCTTCGGCAACGGAGGAGTAATTGGCGTTGTACAGTCGACAGTGCACTTCGGATCGGTGACGCCGACCGAGCCGCCAGTCTCAATCCCGGTCAGAGGGCCGCCCGATGACGACCAGCTGATCGTGACGGTGGTTTCGATGGTATAACCGCCGCTGGCCAGCGCCGTGTATTTAATGCTCGTCGTCGTGGTGCTGCCATCCGGGTTCAATACCGACACCGGATCCGGATCGTTGGCCGGCTTGGTCGGCAGCGGCGGATCGCCAGCGCCTTGCTGGAACGAGCCTTTCGGATCGAGCGCACCGGCTGCAGCCACACCTTGCTTGGCGGTGGACTTGCTGTTGTCAGGCGGGGCAGCATAGGTCCAACCTGCTTCGTGCATGCAC
Protein-coding regions in this window:
- a CDS encoding type IV pilin protein gives rise to the protein MKRTLMNQPASGFTLVELMITVVIVGILSAVALPAYQKSVMKSQRSVAKGVLLEKAQLFERYYTTKNVYPTDDIGATTSPKDVAAGAVRYNIVPTMAADSFTLTATPTTAQAGDECGVLTLTNTGAQTPAANGCW